The Ornithinimicrobium faecis genome includes a window with the following:
- a CDS encoding sensor histidine kinase: MPTLREVLGQQVALPRADAEWLHRLVGDWQMVADLSFSDLTLWVPAGGSGDDWVLVAHARPTTGPNFYNDDVVGNAPEPGRRDVLDTVLRTMRLLDPPQAEFVHEQYVPVVRAGRAVGVLVRHTDLHNMRQQGGLEVNYLQLAQSLLRMIGQGAFPSEMAPAGVGRGTPRVGDGVLRLGAEGMIEYASPNAISALRRLGHTDQVAGADLSEIVTARLPTGVTLDETMPLVLTGRAPWGTEIETVRSNLTLRAVPLLDHGARYGSMILLRDVSELRRRERELMTKDATIREIHHRVKNNLQTVSALLRLQSRRLDDPGARAALQEAGRRVSTVALVHDTLSHGFDETVLFDEIAVRMARATVEVASQGGARVATEHRGSFGRIRAEDATPLAMILAELVHNAVEHAFDTSTPTTDGAPAGTVVVEAARAASGQTGEPTAAPGGDLLTVTVADDGRGLPEGHQPGTGLGMQIVQSLISDLRGEIHWETQEPHGTVVRFVVRLRGLSTEG, from the coding sequence GTGCCGACACTTCGTGAGGTCCTGGGCCAGCAGGTCGCACTTCCGCGCGCTGACGCGGAGTGGCTGCACCGGCTGGTCGGTGACTGGCAGATGGTGGCCGACCTGTCCTTCTCGGACCTGACCCTCTGGGTGCCGGCCGGCGGCAGCGGTGACGACTGGGTCCTGGTGGCTCACGCGCGTCCGACGACGGGCCCCAACTTCTACAACGATGACGTCGTCGGCAATGCCCCCGAGCCAGGCCGCCGCGACGTCCTGGACACCGTGCTGCGCACGATGCGTCTCCTGGACCCACCGCAGGCCGAGTTTGTCCATGAGCAGTATGTCCCGGTTGTCCGAGCCGGACGCGCCGTCGGTGTCCTGGTGCGGCACACCGATCTGCACAACATGCGCCAGCAGGGCGGCCTGGAGGTCAACTACCTGCAGCTCGCGCAGTCGCTGTTGCGGATGATCGGCCAGGGAGCCTTCCCCAGCGAGATGGCTCCCGCCGGTGTCGGCCGGGGGACACCGCGGGTGGGTGACGGTGTCCTGCGGCTGGGGGCCGAGGGCATGATCGAGTATGCGTCTCCGAACGCCATCTCTGCTCTGCGACGCCTGGGACACACCGACCAGGTCGCGGGAGCGGACCTGTCCGAGATCGTGACGGCCCGTCTCCCCACGGGGGTGACCCTCGACGAGACGATGCCCCTGGTCCTCACCGGGCGGGCACCCTGGGGCACCGAGATCGAGACGGTCCGCAGCAACCTGACGCTGCGGGCTGTCCCTCTGCTGGACCACGGGGCCCGCTATGGCTCGATGATCCTGCTGCGCGACGTCAGCGAGCTCCGCCGCCGGGAGCGGGAGTTGATGACCAAGGACGCGACCATCCGGGAGATCCACCACCGCGTCAAGAACAACCTGCAGACCGTCTCGGCCCTGTTGCGGCTGCAGTCTCGCCGCCTGGACGATCCGGGCGCGCGGGCGGCCCTGCAGGAGGCCGGCCGGCGCGTGTCCACGGTTGCGTTGGTGCACGACACCCTCAGCCACGGATTCGACGAGACCGTGCTCTTCGACGAGATCGCCGTGCGGATGGCCCGGGCCACGGTCGAGGTCGCCTCGCAGGGGGGCGCGCGGGTGGCCACCGAGCACCGGGGGTCGTTCGGGCGCATTCGCGCCGAGGACGCCACACCGCTGGCGATGATTTTGGCTGAGCTGGTGCACAACGCCGTGGAGCACGCCTTCGACACCAGCACGCCGACCACCGACGGTGCTCCCGCAGGGACCGTCGTGGTCGAGGCGGCCCGTGCTGCCTCGGGCCAGACGGGAGAACCGACCGCGGCGCCCGGCGGTGATCTGCTCACGGTCACGGTCGCTGACGACGGCCGGGGGCTGCCCGAGGGTCACCAGCCCGGCACGGGCCTGGGGATGCAGATCGTGCAGTCCCTGATCAGTGATCTGCGCGGCGAGATCCACTGGGAGACACAAGAACCGCACGGAACCGTCGTGCGGTTCGTCGTGCGGCTCCGTGGTCTGTCAACGGAAGGCTGA
- a CDS encoding amidohydrolase, whose translation MTLAITNAHVVPVEGDPFDGTVIVEDGKITALGADVSAPDGADVVDAGGQWVLPGLIDAHVHLGVWEEGEGWAGQDTNEMTDPVMAAARALDGINPREIGFDDALGGGITSVNVNPGSGNPIGGLTVALKTYGRVVDEMVLRSPSGLKAALGENPKRVYGEQKKTPSTRLGVALVVRKAFTEARNYLEKTNKSTQDGEYAEGHLVNQALVQVLNREIPWRQHCHRADDIATAIRIAEEFGYELVLDHGTESYLVADLVAEKGIPVLYGPMIVSRSKVEVRERTAAAPGILDRAGVKVSIITDHPVVPIDHLITQAALAVKEGMDRAAALRAVTINPAEVMGVADRVGSLAVGKDADLVLWSGDPIDLQSRALRVWIEGQEVYTYDQEARTGAVLPR comes from the coding sequence ATGACCCTGGCCATCACCAACGCCCACGTCGTCCCGGTGGAGGGTGACCCCTTCGACGGCACCGTCATCGTCGAGGACGGGAAGATCACCGCGCTCGGCGCTGACGTCTCGGCCCCGGATGGTGCCGACGTCGTCGATGCCGGTGGCCAGTGGGTGCTGCCGGGGTTGATCGACGCCCACGTCCACCTCGGGGTGTGGGAGGAGGGCGAGGGCTGGGCGGGCCAGGACACGAACGAGATGACTGACCCGGTCATGGCTGCGGCCCGAGCCCTGGACGGCATCAACCCGCGGGAGATCGGCTTCGACGACGCGCTGGGCGGCGGCATCACCTCGGTGAACGTCAACCCTGGCTCGGGCAACCCGATCGGTGGCCTGACGGTCGCCCTGAAGACCTATGGGCGCGTCGTCGACGAGATGGTGCTGCGCAGCCCGTCCGGCCTGAAGGCCGCCCTGGGAGAGAACCCCAAGCGGGTCTATGGCGAGCAGAAGAAGACCCCGTCCACCCGGCTCGGTGTCGCCCTCGTCGTGCGCAAGGCCTTCACCGAGGCGCGCAACTATCTGGAGAAGACCAACAAGAGCACCCAGGACGGGGAGTATGCCGAGGGTCACCTGGTCAACCAGGCTCTGGTCCAGGTGCTCAACCGGGAGATCCCGTGGCGGCAGCACTGCCACCGCGCCGACGACATTGCCACGGCGATCCGGATCGCCGAGGAGTTCGGCTATGAGTTGGTGCTGGACCACGGCACCGAGAGCTATCTGGTGGCCGACCTGGTCGCCGAGAAGGGCATCCCGGTCCTCTACGGCCCGATGATCGTCAGCCGCTCCAAGGTCGAGGTGCGTGAGCGCACGGCCGCAGCACCGGGCATCCTGGACCGCGCCGGCGTCAAGGTCTCGATCATCACCGACCACCCGGTCGTCCCCATCGACCACCTGATCACCCAGGCGGCCCTCGCCGTCAAGGAGGGGATGGACCGCGCCGCCGCGCTGCGGGCCGTGACCATCAACCCGGCCGAGGTGATGGGCGTCGCGGACCGGGTGGGCTCGCTGGCCGTGGGCAAGGACGCCGACCTCGTGCTCTGGTCCGGTGACCCGATTGACCTGCAGTCCCGCGCGCTGCGCGTGTGGATCGAGGGCCAGGAGGTCTACACCTACGACCAGGAGGCGCGCACCGGCGCTGTGCTGCCGCGCTGA
- a CDS encoding WhiB family transcriptional regulator produces MDWRNRAACLDEDPELFFPIGNTGPALQQIEEAKAVCRRCPVMDTCLKWALESGQDAGVWGGLSEDERRALKRRKARARRAG; encoded by the coding sequence ATGGACTGGCGCAATCGCGCTGCCTGCCTGGACGAGGACCCGGAGTTGTTCTTTCCGATTGGCAACACCGGACCCGCCCTGCAGCAGATCGAGGAGGCCAAGGCCGTCTGCCGTCGTTGCCCGGTGATGGACACCTGCCTGAAGTGGGCGCTGGAGTCCGGACAGGACGCTGGCGTGTGGGGTGGCCTCTCCGAGGATGAGCGCCGCGCCCTCAAGCGCCGCAAGGCCCGCGCACGCCGCGCAGGCTGA